One Bos taurus isolate L1 Dominette 01449 registration number 42190680 breed Hereford chromosome 3, ARS-UCD2.0, whole genome shotgun sequence DNA window includes the following coding sequences:
- the CD160 gene encoding LOW QUALITY PROTEIN: CD160 antigen (The sequence of the model RefSeq protein was modified relative to this genomic sequence to represent the inferred CDS: inserted 1 base in 1 codon; substituted 2 bases at 2 genomic stop codons) codes for MNAHPQLNFPGGKPTVWLKKEENEAGTMFLCKDKFXDCSLETSLKQLRLKXDPERDGISEISSQLVLTVNQAIPLDRETYQCCARSQKLDIHLQGHFCLYESYSPDPLILFWTAVMVLKHRGHPEFGHSKCVLSSGFLKEKXWMMLFTSLVTLQGMFRRALRATRNEGPIPLTS; via the exons ATGAATGCACACCCTCAGCTCAACTTCCCAGGAGGGAAACCAACTGTATggcttaagaaagaagaaaatgaggcgGGAACCATGTTTTTGTGCAAGGACAAGTTTTGAGATTGTTCCCTTGAGACAAGCTTGAAGCAACTGAGACTTAAATAGGATCCTGAGAGAGATGGTATCAGTGAAATATCATCTCAGTTGGTGCTCACCGTAAACCAAGCCATTCCATTGGACAGGGAGACCTACCAATGTTGTGCCAGAAGCCAGAAGCTGGATATCCACCTTCAGGGCCATTTTTGTCTATATGAGTCATA ttCTCCTGATCCACTGATTCTCTTCTGGACTGCAGTAATGGTACTGAAACACAGAGGACACCCTGAGTTTGGCCACAGTAAATGTGTTCTCAGCTCAGGTTTCCTGAAAGAAA TCTGGATGATGCTGTTCACCAGCCTGGTGACCCTTCAAGGGATGTTCAGAAGAGCCTTAAGGGCCACAAGAAATGAGGGTCCTATACCTTTAACATCTTGA